One segment of Pseudomonas asgharzadehiana DNA contains the following:
- a CDS encoding molybdopterin-synthase adenylyltransferase MoeB has translation MLTDQELLRYSRQILLQHVDIDGQLRLKNARALIVGLGGLGAPVALYLAAAGVGELHLADFDTVDLTNLQRQIIHDTDSVGQAKVDSAMRRLTAINPDIALVPHRRALDADSLAAAVAAVDVVLDCSDNFSTREAVNAACVAGATPLISGAAIRLEGQLSVFDPRRADSPCYHCLYGHGSDTELTCSEAGVVGPLVGLVGSLQALEALKLLAGFGEPLVGRLLLIDALTTRFRELRVKRDPGCSVCGTQHG, from the coding sequence GTGCTGACCGACCAAGAGCTGTTGCGCTATAGCCGACAGATTCTGTTGCAGCATGTCGACATCGACGGCCAACTGCGTCTGAAAAACGCCCGCGCGTTGATTGTCGGCCTGGGTGGCCTGGGCGCGCCCGTGGCGCTGTATCTGGCGGCCGCCGGCGTGGGCGAGTTGCATCTGGCCGACTTCGATACGGTTGACCTGACCAACCTGCAACGCCAGATCATCCATGACACCGACAGTGTCGGGCAGGCCAAGGTCGATTCGGCCATGCGCCGCCTGACGGCGATCAACCCGGACATCGCCTTGGTTCCTCATCGCCGCGCACTCGATGCGGACTCCCTGGCGGCGGCCGTGGCAGCGGTGGATGTGGTGCTCGATTGCAGCGACAACTTCTCCACCCGCGAAGCCGTCAATGCGGCCTGTGTCGCTGGCGCCACGCCCTTGATCAGCGGCGCGGCGATTCGCCTGGAGGGGCAATTGTCGGTGTTCGACCCGCGCCGCGCCGACAGCCCGTGTTACCACTGTTTATATGGGCACGGCAGCGACACCGAGCTCACCTGCAGCGAAGCCGGCGTGGTAGGGCCGCTGGTCGGTTTGGTGGGCAGCCTGCAAGCGCTGGAAGCCTTGAAGCTGCTGGCCGGCTTCGGCGAGCCGCTGGTGGGCCGCTTGTTGCTGATTGATGCCTTGACCACGCGCTTTCGCGAGTTGCGCGTCAAGCGTGACCCAGGTTGCAGCGTCTGCGGGACGCAGCATGGTTAA
- the murI gene encoding glutamate racemase, translated as MVKGAPVGVFDSGVGGLSVLDEIQQLLPHESLLYVADGGHIPYGEKTPAFILERSRRVAEFFRAKGAKAFVIACNTATVAAVADLRQDYPDWSLVGMEPAVKPAAAATRSGVVGVLATTGTLQSAKFAALLDRFATDVRVITQPCPGLVELIETGDLNSPALRQLLLGYIRPLLSAGCDTIILGCTHYPFLKPLLAQMLPPSIILIDTGAAVARQLKRLLGERDLLAVGPPEPAQFWTSGDVRHLRNILPTLWKHSGVVRSFDS; from the coding sequence ATGGTTAAGGGCGCGCCGGTCGGTGTGTTCGATTCCGGTGTCGGCGGCTTGTCGGTGCTGGATGAAATCCAGCAACTATTGCCCCACGAATCACTGCTGTATGTCGCCGATGGCGGGCATATCCCCTACGGCGAGAAAACCCCCGCATTCATTCTTGAACGCTCGCGGCGGGTGGCCGAGTTTTTCCGCGCGAAAGGCGCCAAGGCATTCGTGATCGCGTGCAACACGGCCACCGTCGCGGCAGTGGCCGATTTACGCCAGGACTACCCCGACTGGTCACTGGTGGGCATGGAGCCCGCCGTCAAACCCGCCGCTGCCGCTACCCGCAGTGGTGTGGTCGGCGTGCTGGCCACCACCGGCACCCTGCAAAGCGCCAAGTTCGCAGCCTTGCTCGACCGTTTCGCCACCGATGTGCGGGTGATCACCCAGCCATGTCCGGGCCTGGTGGAATTGATTGAAACCGGCGACCTGAACAGCCCGGCCCTGCGCCAGTTGTTGCTGGGCTATATACGCCCGCTGCTCAGTGCCGGTTGCGACACCATTATCCTCGGTTGCACCCACTATCCCTTCCTCAAGCCCCTGCTGGCACAGATGCTGCCCCCCAGCATCATCCTCATCGACACCGGCGCCGCCGTGGCCCGCCAGCTCAAGCGCTTGCTGGGCGAGCGCGACCTGCTGGCGGTCGGCCCGCCCGAGCCCGCACAGTTCTGGACCAGCGGCGATGTGCGTCATCTCAGAAATATCCTACCGACACTATGGAAACATTCCGGAGTTGTGCGAAGCTTCGATTCGTGA
- a CDS encoding acyloxyacyl hydrolase translates to MKRLFCLAAIAAVVVGHSVSAQAAGLELGVGSTSDSTMTYRLGLTSEWDKSWWQSDVGRLTGYWSGAYTYWDGDERAGASSLSFSPVFVYEFAGQSVKPYIEAGIGVAVFSRTQLEDNNIGQAFQFEDRLGFGLRFTGGHEVGIRATHYSNAGISSHNDGVESYSLHYTLPL, encoded by the coding sequence ATGAAGCGCTTGTTCTGTTTGGCTGCAATCGCAGCCGTAGTGGTGGGACACTCGGTTTCAGCCCAGGCTGCCGGCCTGGAATTGGGGGTGGGAAGCACCAGCGACTCCACCATGACCTATCGGTTGGGGCTGACTTCGGAGTGGGATAAAAGCTGGTGGCAAAGCGACGTGGGCCGGTTGACCGGCTACTGGAGCGGCGCCTACACCTACTGGGATGGCGACGAGCGTGCCGGTGCCAGCAGCCTGTCGTTTTCGCCGGTGTTTGTGTACGAGTTTGCCGGGCAATCGGTCAAACCCTACATCGAAGCCGGGATCGGCGTGGCGGTGTTCTCCCGTACCCAACTGGAAGACAACAACATCGGGCAGGCCTTCCAGTTCGAAGACCGCCTGGGGTTCGGCCTGCGGTTTACCGGTGGACATGAAGTGGGCATTCGCGCCACGCACTACTCCAACGCCGGCATCAGCAGTCATAACGATGGGGTCGAGAGCTACTCGCTGCACTACACCCTGCCGTTGTAA
- a CDS encoding YkgJ family cysteine cluster protein yields MTNIPHTQITEPAVTCSTCAACCCQLEVMLITDTGVPERYIDTDDWGGEVMLRLDDGWCAALDRDTMMCTIYERRPLICREFEMGAPECLEEREGIATAYR; encoded by the coding sequence ATGACCAACATCCCCCACACCCAAATCACCGAACCCGCCGTCACCTGCTCAACGTGCGCCGCCTGCTGCTGCCAGCTGGAAGTCATGTTGATCACCGACACCGGCGTGCCGGAGCGCTATATCGACACGGACGATTGGGGCGGCGAAGTGATGCTGCGCCTGGACGACGGCTGGTGCGCGGCGCTGGATCGGGACACGATGATGTGTACGATTTATGAACGGCGGCCGCTGATTTGCCGGGAGTTCGAGATGGGCGCGCCGGAATGCCTGGAAGAGCGCGAAGGAATCGCCACGGCCTACCGCTGA
- a CDS encoding DUF2878 domain-containing protein, with protein sequence MLKNLANAVLFQCGWFACVLGGDSLWLLVGVAALVIHLLWISSAAEDGVLIISVTLAGTLLDTLLRSLGVFHFSEPGPLIPFWLMLLWALLATTLHHCLAWSARPWWRAALLGAMGGPLSYYAGSQLAGVQFGFGLGPTMAGLAVIWAWVFVGLHRLAR encoded by the coding sequence ATGCTTAAAAACCTGGCCAATGCCGTGCTGTTCCAGTGCGGCTGGTTTGCCTGTGTGCTCGGCGGTGACAGCCTGTGGCTGCTGGTGGGGGTGGCGGCGCTGGTCATTCACCTGTTGTGGATAAGTTCGGCCGCCGAGGATGGCGTGTTGATTATCAGCGTCACGCTGGCAGGCACGCTGCTGGACACGCTGCTACGTAGCCTGGGCGTGTTCCACTTCAGCGAACCGGGGCCATTGATTCCGTTTTGGCTGATGTTGCTGTGGGCGTTGCTGGCGACCACGTTGCATCATTGCCTGGCCTGGAGCGCTCGGCCCTGGTGGCGCGCCGCCCTGCTCGGCGCGATGGGGGGGCCGTTGTCCTACTACGCCGGGAGCCAGCTGGCAGGCGTGCAGTTCGGTTTCGGCCTGGGGCCGACGATGGCCGGGTTGGCCGTCATCTGGGCCTGGGTTTTCGTCGGGCTACACCGGCTGGCGCGCTGA
- a CDS encoding SAM-dependent methyltransferase, giving the protein MKPPSLSVKANRLNVNGMTTALLRKGVLRQLSQLRHGQLVVIEDGERQIFGAREAHLLGEIQILDPAVWGLVAANGSIGAGEAFIHGYWTSPDLTAVVRVMVSNLDVLDAMEGGLARLARPLTQGLHWLNRNTRKGSQKNIAAHYDLGNDLFEEFLDPTMMYSAAQFLSADDTLEQAQLNKLERICQKLALKPTDHLLEIGTGWGSMALYAAQHYGCKVTTTTLSKEQFAYTERRIEALGLHGQVTLLLQDYRDLTGQYDKLVSIEMIEAVGHRFLPTYFKQCAHLLRNDGLMLLQAITIRDQRFEQAKNSVDFIQRYIFPGGALPSVQNMLHIVSRDTDMNLLHMEDFGLHYARTLRLWRENFRRAHGRLAELGYDEYFLRLWEFYLCYCEGGFMERTIGTAQLLLAKPSAINPPLLGRFDA; this is encoded by the coding sequence ATGAAACCCCCTAGCTTATCGGTCAAGGCCAACCGCCTGAACGTCAACGGCATGACCACCGCGCTGCTGCGCAAGGGTGTGCTGCGTCAACTCAGCCAATTGCGCCACGGCCAACTGGTGGTGATTGAAGACGGCGAACGGCAAATATTCGGCGCACGGGAAGCGCATTTGCTGGGAGAGATCCAGATCCTCGACCCGGCCGTGTGGGGCCTGGTGGCAGCCAACGGTTCCATTGGCGCCGGCGAAGCGTTTATCCATGGGTACTGGACCAGCCCGGACCTGACCGCCGTGGTGCGCGTGATGGTCAGCAACCTGGACGTACTCGACGCAATGGAAGGTGGCCTGGCGCGCCTGGCTCGGCCATTGACCCAAGGCCTGCACTGGTTGAACCGCAATACACGCAAGGGCTCGCAGAAAAACATCGCCGCCCACTACGACCTGGGCAATGACCTGTTCGAAGAGTTTCTCGACCCGACCATGATGTATTCGGCGGCGCAATTCTTGAGCGCCGACGACACGCTGGAACAAGCGCAACTGAACAAACTGGAGCGCATCTGCCAGAAACTCGCGCTCAAACCCACCGACCACTTGCTGGAAATCGGCACCGGTTGGGGCAGCATGGCGCTATATGCGGCGCAGCATTACGGCTGCAAGGTCACCACCACGACGCTGTCCAAGGAGCAATTCGCCTACACCGAACGGCGCATCGAAGCCTTGGGCTTGCACGGCCAGGTCACGCTGTTGCTGCAGGACTATCGCGACCTGACCGGCCAGTACGACAAGCTGGTGTCCATCGAGATGATCGAAGCGGTGGGCCATCGCTTTCTGCCGACCTACTTCAAACAATGCGCGCATCTGCTCAGGAACGACGGCTTGATGCTGCTGCAAGCCATCACCATCCGCGACCAGCGGTTCGAGCAGGCCAAGAACAGCGTCGACTTTATCCAGCGCTACATCTTCCCCGGTGGCGCGCTGCCGAGCGTGCAGAACATGCTGCATATCGTCAGCCGTGACACCGATATGAACCTGCTGCACATGGAAGATTTCGGCCTGCATTACGCGCGAACCCTGCGCCTGTGGCGTGAGAACTTTCGCCGCGCCCACGGCCGCCTCGCGGAACTGGGCTATGACGAGTACTTCCTGCGGCTGTGGGAGTTTTACCTGTGCTACTGCGAAGGCGGCTTTATGGAGCGCACCATCGGCACCGCGCAATTGCTGTTGGCCAAGCCCTCGGCGATCAACCCGCCGCTGCTGGGACGCTTCGATGCTTAA
- a CDS encoding DUF1365 domain-containing protein translates to MNSALYSGWIAHRRFAPRAHAFRYRIGLLYLDLSEEEHVLGLSPLAGRSLFAPFGFRQQDYLRELTRHGMSLSDAVRQEVGKALGHAPQGVICLLTQARSWGLAFNPVSFFYCFEADGQLAAILCEVTNTPWRERYHYVLPAQALGADEHQHFAVAKAFHVSPFLPRDLEYRMSFSPPAARLGVHMADWQGELKIFDATLSLQKHTLNRASLHRYLWRFPWMTAKTCLAIYWQALRLLLKRTPIFPHRAADGASRTAVGYTKDRRHETP, encoded by the coding sequence GTGAACAGTGCCTTGTACAGCGGCTGGATCGCCCATCGCCGGTTTGCGCCCAGGGCCCACGCCTTTCGCTACCGCATCGGCCTGCTGTACCTGGATCTAAGCGAAGAAGAGCACGTACTTGGGCTATCGCCCCTGGCCGGACGCAGCCTGTTCGCGCCTTTTGGCTTTCGCCAGCAGGATTACCTGCGTGAATTGACGCGCCACGGCATGAGTTTGAGCGATGCCGTGCGCCAGGAAGTCGGCAAGGCCCTTGGGCATGCGCCCCAGGGCGTTATCTGCCTGCTGACCCAGGCCCGCAGTTGGGGCCTGGCTTTTAACCCAGTGAGTTTCTTCTATTGCTTCGAGGCCGATGGGCAATTGGCCGCGATCCTCTGTGAAGTGACCAACACCCCATGGCGCGAGCGCTACCACTACGTGCTGCCGGCCCAAGCCCTGGGCGCGGATGAACACCAGCATTTCGCCGTGGCCAAGGCCTTTCATGTGTCGCCGTTTTTACCGCGCGACCTGGAATACCGCATGAGCTTCAGCCCACCCGCTGCCCGGCTCGGCGTGCACATGGCCGACTGGCAGGGCGAGCTGAAAATCTTCGACGCCACCCTGAGCCTGCAAAAACACACACTGAACCGCGCCAGCCTGCATCGCTACTTGTGGCGTTTTCCGTGGATGACCGCCAAGACCTGCCTGGCGATTTATTGGCAGGCGCTGCGCCTGCTGCTCAAACGCACACCGATTTTTCCCCACCGGGCCGCCGATGGCGCCTCTCGCACAGCCGTCGGTTACACCAAGGATCGCCGCCATGAAACCCCCTAG